The following coding sequences are from one Dehalococcoidia bacterium window:
- the argC gene encoding N-acetyl-gamma-glutamyl-phosphate reductase yields the protein MIKPVNVGIINVTGYIGIDLARILSQHPGVKLVSVTGRSAAGQKLGDVFPHMASVDMVIDSELRDVEVAFAALPHGDSAKAVVEALERDIRVIDVSADFRLKNSAEYERWYKVKHHAPELLGEAVYGLPELHRAEISGARLIANPGCYPTCSILALAPALREGLIESDIIIDSKSGVSGAGRTLTLNTHFAEANESVSAYGLDGHRHLPEIVQELRVQSGSKPLSVTFVPHLIPMTRGMLSTCYARLRREMKAEQVREVYKDFYRDEQFVKVVDKPPQTKQTLGSNVCLIHPTVDPRTGKLIVISCIDNLVKGGAGQAVQNMNLMLGYPEGMGLGAIAIYP from the coding sequence ATCAACGTCACCGGCTATATCGGCATCGATCTGGCCCGAATCCTGAGCCAGCATCCAGGCGTCAAGCTGGTTTCGGTTACAGGGAGAAGCGCCGCCGGGCAGAAGCTGGGCGACGTTTTTCCTCATATGGCGAGTGTTGATATGGTCATCGACTCCGAACTGAGGGACGTCGAGGTGGCATTTGCGGCGCTTCCTCACGGGGATAGCGCCAAGGCTGTGGTGGAGGCTCTGGAGCGGGATATCCGGGTGATCGATGTGAGCGCCGATTTCCGCCTCAAAAACTCTGCCGAATATGAGCGATGGTACAAAGTCAAACACCATGCCCCGGAGCTTCTGGGTGAGGCGGTTTACGGATTGCCGGAGCTGCATCGCGCCGAAATTTCGGGGGCTCGGCTGATCGCCAATCCGGGATGTTATCCCACGTGTTCTATCCTGGCCCTGGCACCTGCATTGCGGGAGGGACTGATCGAGTCGGATATCATCATCGACAGCAAGTCTGGCGTCTCCGGAGCGGGCCGAACCCTCACGCTTAACACTCACTTCGCCGAGGCTAATGAGAGTGTTTCCGCCTATGGGCTCGATGGGCATCGGCATCTGCCGGAGATCGTGCAGGAGCTGCGGGTTCAGTCCGGAAGCAAGCCACTTTCCGTGACCTTCGTCCCGCACTTGATCCCGATGACGCGCGGCATGTTGAGTACGTGTTACGCCAGGCTGCGCAGGGAGATGAAGGCCGAACAAGTACGGGAGGTCTATAAGGATTTCTACCGCGATGAACAATTCGTGAAGGTGGTCGATAAGCCGCCGCAGACCAAACAGACGCTGGGAAGTAATGTTTGTCTGATTCACCCCACGGTCGATCCCCGCACCGGGAAGCTGATCGTCATCAGCTGCATCGATAACCTGGTCAAGGGCGGAGCCGGACAGGCCGTTCAGAACATGAACCTGATGCTGGGGTACCCGGAGGGGATGGGGTTGGGAGCGATAGCGATCTATCCTTAG
- a CDS encoding alpha/beta hydrolase, with protein sequence MIMKTPDYSILDDPLILGFAFYPRQDCTPTPPDATDHMVPVDEGVSVFCRFYAIERKSPTILYFHGNGEVVCDYDDVAPIYSRIGINLFVADYRGYGRSGGQPTFSATVSDAHVVFKYFMKTLASGDYTGPVFVMGRSLGSISAIELASAYPETIKGLILESGFASFARLFRHMSFPMGIHGLDDLERAGMEMVRRIRMPALIIHGEYDSLIPHSEAVLCYENLGSENKRLVTIPKADHNDILMAGIEQYFEAIGNFIYPGH encoded by the coding sequence ATGATCATGAAAACACCGGATTATTCCATTCTGGACGACCCCCTGATCCTGGGGTTTGCTTTCTATCCTCGTCAGGACTGCACGCCTACACCACCCGATGCTACGGATCACATGGTGCCGGTAGATGAAGGTGTATCGGTCTTTTGCCGCTTTTACGCTATTGAGCGGAAATCGCCCACCATCCTGTATTTCCACGGCAACGGAGAGGTTGTCTGCGATTACGATGATGTTGCCCCTATCTATAGCCGGATCGGCATCAATCTATTTGTGGCAGACTACCGCGGATACGGCAGGAGCGGTGGACAGCCGACGTTTTCGGCCACCGTTTCCGATGCTCATGTTGTGTTCAAGTACTTTATGAAGACTCTGGCATCAGGCGATTACACCGGGCCTGTTTTTGTGATGGGCCGCTCACTGGGAAGCATCTCGGCGATTGAACTGGCTTCAGCCTATCCTGAAACAATAAAGGGACTGATTCTGGAGAGTGGTTTTGCTAGCTTTGCCCGCCTGTTCCGGCACATGAGCTTTCCGATGGGGATTCATGGCCTGGACGATTTGGAAAGGGCAGGCATGGAAATGGTTCGCAGAATCAGAATGCCAGCCCTCATTATCCACGGCGAATACGATTCGCTGATCCCGCACAGCGAGGCGGTTCTCTGCTACGAAAATCTCGGATCGGAGAACAAGCGACTGGTGACCATTCCCAAAGCGGATCACAATGATATTCTCATGGCAGGGATCGAGCAGTACTTTGAAGCCATCGGGAATTTCATATACCCGGGCCACTGA
- a CDS encoding DUF5658 family protein — MKCLLAALTILVIADGIVTQFLVGRGFAREGNPFMEPLVGENFFLLVKIVGAAVCAYLLWDIYKRWAKLALISTSCLVVCYGAIVTWNVSTYFIAN; from the coding sequence ATGAAATGTCTCCTTGCCGCGTTGACCATTTTGGTGATTGCTGATGGGATTGTAACGCAATTCCTCGTTGGGCGAGGATTCGCCAGGGAGGGGAACCCATTCATGGAACCCCTTGTGGGAGAGAACTTTTTCCTTCTGGTGAAAATAGTGGGGGCGGCAGTGTGTGCTTATCTCCTGTGGGACATCTATAAAAGATGGGCGAAGCTCGCCTTGATCAGCACCTCCTGCCTTGTTGTCTGCTATGGAGCCATCGTCACCTGGAACGTGAGCACTTATTTCATTGCCAATTAA
- a CDS encoding tagatose 1,6-diphosphate aldolase — protein sequence MRELTIGKTRGLQQMSNSKGIFTMCAVDHRRSLRKIINKGNPSSVAYQTMMDFKMDICETLVPHCGSVLLDIYSASRAIASNAISGKTGLLISLEVADDDPYDDDEQFSAFLVDWNVDTIKGMAASGVKIPLFYRPDLPNVASVQLSTVTKLAYECQQADIALFIGPKSYMVPELEKDYWTYAKKKPDLLIETVRQLSTLPIDVLKVEFPADISYEPNKERLLYLCQQMNEACRVPWVLLSGGISFEVFQWQLEIACKAGASGFLAGRVLWQEAAMIDSRWERTKFLKTTATDRLNQLISLADSYAKPWHRKLETSNNYIVPDLNEVWQENYQKVREQVKPEKTVAREDH from the coding sequence GTGAGAGAATTGACAATCGGAAAGACCAGAGGGTTGCAGCAAATGTCCAATTCAAAGGGCATTTTCACCATGTGCGCCGTGGATCATCGAAGGTCTCTGCGCAAGATCATCAACAAAGGGAATCCTTCATCCGTTGCCTATCAAACCATGATGGACTTCAAAATGGACATCTGCGAAACGCTTGTGCCTCATTGCGGCTCGGTGCTGCTGGACATTTATAGTGCCAGCCGGGCCATTGCCTCCAATGCAATCTCCGGCAAAACAGGCCTCTTAATCAGCTTGGAAGTGGCCGATGATGATCCCTATGACGATGACGAGCAGTTCAGCGCTTTTCTGGTCGACTGGAATGTAGATACCATCAAGGGTATGGCGGCATCAGGCGTGAAGATACCTCTATTCTATCGACCGGACTTGCCGAATGTTGCCTCTGTGCAGCTGAGCACCGTTACCAAACTTGCCTACGAATGCCAACAAGCCGACATAGCCCTTTTCATCGGCCCCAAGTCTTACATGGTCCCCGAGTTGGAGAAAGACTATTGGACATATGCTAAAAAGAAGCCGGATCTGTTGATTGAGACCGTCCGACAGCTTTCAACATTGCCGATTGATGTGCTCAAAGTCGAGTTCCCTGCAGACATCTCCTATGAGCCAAACAAAGAACGGTTACTCTATCTTTGCCAGCAGATGAATGAGGCATGCCGGGTGCCGTGGGTGCTGCTCAGCGGCGGGATCAGCTTTGAAGTCTTCCAATGGCAGTTGGAAATAGCCTGCAAAGCAGGCGCTTCAGGATTCTTAGCCGGACGGGTCCTCTGGCAAGAAGCGGCAATGATTGACTCCCGGTGGGAAAGAACCAAGTTCCTGAAAACTACCGCCACTGATAGGCTCAATCAACTGATATCGTTGGCCGATAGTTATGCCAAACCATGGCACAGAAAGCTGGAAACCAGCAACAACTACATTGTTCCGGACCTGAATGAGGTGTGGCAGGAAAACTACCAGAAA